Part of the Sulfuricella denitrificans skB26 genome is shown below.
GCGGCAATTTACTCGGGCCTGGCGATTCTGATCCTGTTCATGATCTGGCTGTACCTGAACTGGCTGATCTTGTTGTTCGGCGCGAGCGTCGCGTTCTACGTCCAGCACCCCGAATACCTGTACGCCGGTGGCGGCGAACCGCGACTGAGCAACCGGATGCGCGAGCGGGTTGGGTTGTCGGTAATGAGCCTGGTTGCAGGCCGGTTTATTGCCGGCGAGCGCATGCCATCGCTGCTGGAATTTACACGCCTGCTTGGCGTGCCGATGCACGCTCTGGAGGTGATACTCGATGCGCTGGAAAGTCGCGAGCTCATCATGCAGAGCAGTGACGATCCTCCTGTCTACATGCCGGCGCGCGACCCCTCTCTGATATCGGTGACACAGGTGATTGAGACCGTGCGCGCCGCCGGCGAGGAACGCTTCCTGTCGCCCGAGGGACTGCCTGCACCGCAGCCTGTCGACGATCTGCTCGGTCGGGTTCAGCAAGCGGTCGAATCTTCGGTCGGCGAAATGACCCTTCGCGAATTGGCAGCGCAGGGAACGGAATGTGCAAGGCAAGACCGGGTCGTGCCGAAGGATCAATAGACTGCTCCTGATCTTACGGACCTCCGCGCCTTTTTACTTTAAGGTCTGTTGTATCGCATAAAGCGGTCTGTCAACGTTTGAGGTGACCTGCTGCTGGGGCGCGAAGCGCGGTGGGAATCCGCAAACGCAACTTGCGGGCGGTTCGGTTGACCAAGGGGTTGGGCCGTCATTGCTCGTAACTTAGAACCTCTTGGCACAGTTAGCGATCAAGTAATTCAGTGGCGAGCCCTTCGAAAAGCAGTCGATCGCATGGTTTCGCTCGGCTGCTTTTAGTGATCTTACCCATCGCAGATGCCCATGACAGTCGGTCAGACGGCCCTGTCTGGTCAAAATTCAGTGCGTGCCGACATCCATAATTCTGTCTCGGCGTTCTTACACTACCCAGATACGAAATGGACGTTCAGCCGAAATCAATGGTATTTTTTAATCTGATTACGCCCATTCCTTTTAGCGATATAAAGTGCTTCATCAGCATTTGCTAAAAGCGCATCAATGCCTATATTGCCGTCCTCGCACGCAACCAATCCAAAACTGGCGGTAATTTTAATTTGATGCTCATTATTTGTTACAACAAGATTTTCAATTTCGGCTCTTAAACGCTCTGCCATAATTGTGGCGTCTTCAAGACAGGTTTCTGGAAGAACAAACGCAAATTCTTCTCCACCTATACGAGCAACAATATCTATTTCTCGAACAATTCTTTTCAATGGTTCGGCCACTGCCTGCAATACCTTGTCTCCAACTGCATGACCATATTTGTCATTGGTCATTTTGAAATGATCTATATCCATCATTATGACTGAAACAGAGTGACCAGATCTTTTTGCCAGTTCAAGAATGTTGTGACCCCGTTCAAAAAATACGCGCCGATTATTTAGTCCGGTTAATTCGTCTTTTTGAGACAGTTCCTCAGCATATTTTTTTGCGGCCAACAACTCTTCTTCTATAGCCTTTCGGTCAGTGATGTCAGTAGCAATTTCAAGGCGCACCAAACGTCCGTCAATCCAGCGAATGGCTAGATCACGGCACTGATACCAGCGTTTGTTTACGGTATTTTGAAATTCCCAGACATAAACCCCGGCAGGCGCACCGGTCTCGTCCAGCAGACGATTGTTGGTACAAAAAGAACACGGGCCATCCTGGTCAGTTTGTAGCACTTTCCAGCAGGTCTGCCCTCGAATATCCCCCCAAATGGATCTTCCATATGCATTGGCAAGCAATACCTCATAAGCCTCCATATCGGACACATAAACCAAGGCATCGAGGCTATCGAGAACAATCGATATACTCCGATAGCTTTCATCGGCAATTTTTTTCTCGTTATTTTCCACCTGTTTAGTCATTAGAAGATGCTCGGTTAGCTGATTTCTACCTTAAGATATAGAATAATTTAATAAAATCCATACTATATAACCCCCCAATAATACGGGCAGCGCGGCCTGCCTTTTTGCTTGGGGTAGATGGGGCTGCTTTTGCACTTCACAGCCCCTTACAATCCGATTGAATCGGGCAATCTGTAATAACAAGTTTGAACTACTAAGGTGAGCCTCATCGTTTTGCCCGCGTGAGCGAATCCAGCACCTCGGCGATCTCTCGCCCGAGCGCGTCGAGCGCTTTTGCATGTGCGCTGACGAGTGGGGTAACACCTGGGGCATTTACCCGTTCGACGAAGACGGAATGCGCTTCGCGCAATCGTTCGCCGGCACGGTTTCGAACGCTCCACGCCGCTTCTAGCGTGATGGATTCGCCCGGCACCGATTCGAAACTCAGTACGTCGATCAACACTCGGTAATCCGCGCCCTGCCCACCGTACTGCAAATACACTGCGACGCGCGCCGCTGGCAACCGTTGCCCGACCTCCTCTGCGAGGACACGCGGAATCTCGCGTTTCAAGGGTTCAGACCAACGCTCGTCGTCCAGAATCGCATTGCGGTTCGGCGCGACACGGAGCACGATTTGTTGCCGATCCAGCGCATCTGGTACGGTTACCGGTCCGATTGCGACCCGATAGTCAGGAACTCCGGTTACTTCTGTCGCCGACGGCGGCGATACACCAGAAAGCGTGTAGTAGCGTGTCTTCGCCGGCGTTGCACAGGCGGCGAGCGTCAGCAGCAGCGATGCGGCCAGCACGGCTCCAAGCTTCACTGTGCTGGCTCCTCGACACGGCCGCGAAGGATCGCGCCGGGGTTGCGCTCAAGGTAATCTGCCAGACTGCGCATCGCCTCCGCCGCTCGCGAGATTTCACGTAATGACTCGCGCACGTCGTGCTGCATGGGCGCATCTTCGGCAAGCAAACCATCGATGCCGGCGAGCGTCTTCTCCGCGCTCGACAGCGTGCGGCTCAGATCGGCCAAGGTGCGCCCTGCCTGCGGTGTGAGATCGCTGTCGACCCGTTTCACGGTGCCCTCGGTTGCAGCAAGCATGCTTTCAAGTGCCTTCAGCGACTTGCGCGCATCGGCGACCGTGGCCTCCAGCGGCAGCTTGTCCAGCTTGCGTGCAAGCCGCAGCAGCGTTGCCTGCAGTTCCTGAAGACTGCTGGCCGCAGTCGGAATCTCGGCATAGCCAGCGTGCTTCAACACTGCCGCCTTCGGTTCGTTGGGAAAGAAATCGAGCGCGACAAAGAGCTGGCCGGTGAGCAGGCTGCCGCTGCGCAGTTGCGCGCGCAGGCCGTGCGCAACGAGCTTATCGATGAGCGCGCCGTGCGGCGCAGTGCCCTGCTTAATCTTGCCGCGCAGCCGGTCCGGATAAAGCCGCACTTCAACGGGAATGCGCACAGCCATGTTCTTTGCGTCGAAGTCGACGTTGATGGCGACAACTTCGCCCACCACCACGCCGCGGAAATCCACCGGCGCACCGACGGAGAGCCCGCGCACCGATTCATCGAACACCAGATGGTAGGTCTCTTCGGCGGTATCGGGCAGACGCAGCGCCTTGCCCTGGTCTGAATAGAGCGTGAAGCTTGCGTTCCCTTGCGCCGGGGGTGCCTGCGCAGATTCGGTCGGCGTCTGAAAAGCGACACCCCCGAGCAACATCGACGCGACCGATTCGGTGTTCAGCCGAATACCGCTTGCATCGAGCGCAACATCAAAGCCGCTCGCCTGCCAGAAACGTGTATCTGACTTGACATGGCGGTCGTAGGGCGCGTTGACGAACACGCGCAGCTGCACGCCTATGCCGTCTTTGTCGAGTTCATAGGCGACGACCGAGCCGACCTGGACGCGCCGGAAGTAAACCGGCGAGCCGATATCCAGCGAGCCTAGATCATCGGCACGCAACTGGAAATGACGCCCGGGCAGGTCGACGGTGACGATCGGCGGCACATCGAGCCCGACGAACTTACTCCTTGAATCACTCGAGGAACCCACGTCCATGCCGATATAGGCGCCCGAGAGCAGCGTACCCAGGCCGGATATCTGTGTCCCCGAAATGCGCGGGCGCACCACCCAGAAACGGGTATCTTCGACGAGGAAGGGCTTGGCCTGCTTGCTGAGGGCCACTGTGGCGACGACCCCCTTGCCGTCTTCCGAGAACGCGATAGCAACGACACGACCGATGTCCACGTTGTGGTATTTGACGCGCGTCTTCTCCGGTTCCAGCCCTTCAGCGGTACTGAAACTGATAGTGATCGTCGGACCACGATCGAGCACTGCCTTGACAGCGAGCCAGCCGCCAATCAGCGCCGCGATGATCGGAATCAGCCACACCAGCTGCAGCGACCAGCGACGGTGCGGTTTCACGCGGGCTTCCGGGATGGACATGGGATCCTGCGGGTTCGGTGGCTGCTCTATGATTCTTTCTCCTGTATGTCCCAGATTAAGCGTGGGTCGAAACTTGCGGCGGCGAACATGGTCAGCACCACCACCGCGCCGAACGCGGCTGCGCCAGGTCCGGCGTGAATCGAGGCGAACGTGCTCACCTGAACCAGCGCCACCAGTATCGTCACGACGTAAATATCGAGCATCGACCAGCGGCCTGCAAATTCGATAATTCGATAAAGCCGCGTGCGCGTGCGCGGATGCGCGACAGATCGCATTTGCACCGAGCCGGCAAGGACCGCCAGCGCGATCATCTTTACCAAGGGTACCATCACGCTGGCAAAAAACACGAGCGATGCCAGGACAAAAGATCCCGACGTCCACAGGAATGCGACGCCGGAGAGGATGGTATCGCTCTGCGTGCCGAAGAGCGAACTGGTGTCCATGATAGGCAGTGTATTGGCCGGTACATAAAGGATTATAGCCGCGATAAGGAAAGCCCATGTGCGCGCCAGACTCGCAGGCTTGCGCATATGCAGCATTGCGCCGCAGCGCGGGCAGTATGCATCGCTGCCCGGCGGCGGCGCGTGACTCACCAGCCGGCACACCTCGCATGCAAGCAGGCCACTTCGGGCTGCGGTCGGTGCCTTGCTCACCGAATTGTCTCCAGTTGCTTCCAGGCGGCATCTGGATCGAACGCGGCTGCGGCAGCCGCGATAAACGCCATCAGTGCGCCGAAGGAAAACAGGGCCACGCCAGGCTCGACTATCGCGATATGCGCGAGCTTGACCAGCGACACCAGCACGCCGAGCAGGAACACTTCCACCATGCCCCACGGTTTCACGCTTTCGATAAAGTGGAGGATAGCCACAGCCCCACGGCCGCGCGCGCCCTGTCGCAGCGTCACCAGCACCCAGGTCAGTCCGATGAGCTCTGCTGCCGGCACGAATATCGTGGTAAAAAACACCAGCACCGCCACCGTCCGTGCCTCGTCGTCCCACAAAGACTCCACCGCACCGAAGAGCGTCGAGCTGGTGTGCGTGCCCTGCACTTCCAGCCCGACAATCGGATAGACATTGGCGACCACGAAGAGAATGCATGCCGTAAGCGCTAGCGCAAGCGCCCGCTCGTTTGCATCCGGCGGCGCGTGCCGGTAGAGAAGCGCGCCGCAGCGCGTGCAGCGTGCCTCGCCACCGGACGGCAGTTGCGTCTGGCGGTGCAGCAAGTCGCATTCCAGGCAGGCGACAAATGTGGGCGAGGACATAATAGGTAATCGGTCAATCACTGCAACGTCAAACAAACTGCAGTCGCACGCGATACGTGCGCCGCATCGATTGTCTCTTCAGACCTGCCCGCCTTGGCACCGATCGCGAGGGTCGAGAGATATTGATCAAGATTACATGGTAGCAAGAAAAGGGGGACCCAAGTTGCTCTCTTAAATGTCGCTCACACTGGGTCAAAACTCTCCATGTGCCAACAAGTAACGGCAGAATGGGGAGAAAACAATAACTCGTTCTATTGTCAGGGCTATACTTGGATTGAGAATTTGAACGGCCTTTCCGTTTCTCTACAAGGAGAAGAAAATGCACGAAAAATTAAGGAAAAAAATCATGCCGTCCGCAACAGGGACAGCCATGCCTGTTCCTGCGAACACCATCGACATCATCCAGCACGCGGAGGTTATCGCCACCTCTGAATCCGAAAGCCGCCCTCTGGACAATATCGTTGACGGCAGCACTGGGCCGGGTAGCTCGCAATGGGTGGCGGGATCTACGGGACCGCAGAGTCTAATTTTCAAATTTGATGCGCCCCAGAACATCACTGGCATCATTTATGAAATCGAGGAACAAGAAATAGCGCGCACGCAGGAAGTCTGTTTTGAAGTATCCACCGATTCCGGCGCCCACTTCCGGGAAATCCTTCGGCACGAATACAATTTCAGTCCGAACGGAAGCACATTTCAAAGAGAGGAACTGAAACTGGATCTTCCTCGAATCACAGACCTGAAAATGACCATTAAACCGGACAAGGGAAACCTTGACTGCGTGGCAAAACTGAACTACATCGCATTCCAGATGTAACCGCTGACGCACACTGCCGCAGGCCTTGCCTGATCAATCGATACGCCAGCCCGCACGCGCCTCCAGTCGGGCAATGAGTTCCGGCCTGGCGCGGGCGATCTCAGGTCGCGAGCGCAAGGCCAGCGCCAGCACCGCGTGCAGGTTGAGCGCCTCGCCTCGCCGCCGATCATCTTCATAGCGGCGGGCAAAGTCCGTTGGCACCCGCAGGGTCCAGTTATCCTCATTCACCGTGCCCGGTACATTGTAGGTTTCCTCCAGCCCGAACAGATCGGCAAAGAACAACATGACGTGGCGGGCTGGGCTCAGGAAAAGGTCGGCCACCTTGGCGTGGGCCAGTTTGCGGTAGTCGGAGGCCAGGGCAGATGCCAGTAACTCAGGGGCGTCCGGACGCAGGCGGCGGGCGAGATAGGCCGCCTGTTTGCATCCCTCCTCTCTCCCCTGCCAGTCCTTAGTCAGGCGCCAGATGGACGGCGTGTCGTGGTTGCCCACCATGACCCAATCCTGATGTTCGGCGTTCTCGCTGCGATAGACATCCGTGGGATCGTCCAGGTCGGCCTTCTGGGTCACCCGGAAGCGGCCCAGGCCATGCCGCAAGCGCACCTGTCTGAGGGGCAGAGTCTCGGTGGACAGCACTTCGCACAGGATGTCCTCCTTGCGCCTGCCGTGGGCGTGCACCTGCTCCATGAGGGTGTCCATCAACACAGCGTAGCGGCTTTCATGCTCAGGCGTTAGTTCTCGCACCCAATCGTCGGCATAAGCAGGCCGTTCCCGGTTGAGCTGATCCGGGTGCACGATAGCATGGTGGGCGAGATCAGGATGGTCGTCCTGGGAGGAGAACAGCCGTGCCCCGCGCTGCAGCGCGTGATAAGGGTCGGGGTCGTCGGCCCGATAGACCCAGGGGCAGACCAGGCCGTGAGGATGATCCAGACGCAGCCCGTCGAACTCCGCCAGCATTTTTCCCAGGCGCTCGGCGACGAAAACGAGTGCCGGGCCGGGCTCGCCTCCCGGGCTGAGAAAGTGGGCCGGGTCCAGCACCGGATAGTTCCAGGGCTGGCCATTGATATTGGTGCGACTGGGTGGAGCGCCCATGACATAGCCGCCAAGCAGCAAGGCTTGCCGGCTCCAGGCGTCGCGCAGGGACAAGCCTACCTGCACATCACCGTAGATCTTGAGGCCCAAAGCCTGCATCTGGCCCCGGAAGGTCCGGTGCTGTTCGAGCAAAATGAGCTGGACCAGTGCATAACGCTCCAGCAGGCCACCATGTCTTTGTTCCAGCATCCGCCTGCGTTTCTCGCTGTCAGCAGTGGTCGAAGCAGGCAGCACGCGGTCCTGAGCACGTTCCCCTTCCTGTGGCCATTGCCGCCAGGGAAGTCGGTTGTGCTCCAGGCTCAGGGCCTCGTATAGGGCATCGTCGCGCAGCCAATGGTTCTCCTGCCAGAAGGCGGCGAGCGCTACGTCAAGCCGAAGGGCAGCGGGTTCGCACCGCTGCCGAGCCGCATCGAAGCGCTGATGGATATCCTCCACCGCTTTTGCATAGGCGTCGAAGGTGTAGGCGCAGGCCACCCTGTTCCCGTCGGGGCGAGGGTTGCCGGCCACCATCTCCAGCCAGGCATCCTCACCCAGCAGGCCACCCCACTCGGAGTTGCGGGCAAGGGCCTTCAGGTCCAGCGAGAAGATGCTACGGGAGAATATGGTGCCATCATAAGGCGAGTGATTAACCGGGGAGGTCTGACCCTGGGGTCCCAATTGCAGGCCGGTAAAACCCAAAGCACGGGCAAACCGGGCCAGTGCCATGCCTCCCTCGCCGTAAGGGCTGCCTCGCCCGGTGTCCTCACCTTCCACGCCTGGAAAGCTCGCATCGTGCACAGCCAGCAGAAAGTCCGATTTGTCCAGCAGCCTTAGCGCCTCGGCGAGATCGGGGTCGATGGCGGGCGGGAGGGACGCCGTTCCCGGCGAGTCGAGCATCTGAAGCTCCTTGAGTGTGTGATTCATAGTCATTGTTTCAATTATAAAATGATTATCGCGGTTCCAGTTTGATATTGGCCAGCCTATCGCCGCCATCAGGCTCGTATTGCTGCTTTTTATCCCTTAAATAATGCACTCGCATATAGGCGCCAGCAGCAAAAACGGGTGCCGTTGTACAGGCAAATAAGAATGAGTTACCATTTTCTAAATAAAATTTATGATCTTAGGAAAATATGGTCAGAGTCCTTGACGTAAAGGCACATTGGCAGTTTTTTGACTCACCCCCCTTCTGGTACGGGTCGCAAAATCCAGGCCTGAAGTCTGCTCCCAGGGCAATTTAGGAAAATCATGAGCATTTCGCCTGAATCCGTCGCCATCCCCCGCCATTTGTCGGTCAGCCTCAAGCTGGGCGCGGTTGTCCTGTTGCTGGCGACGCTTGCCGCCGGCAACCTGTATTTTTCCGAGAAACTGCACGAGGGCATCGTGAACGTTTCCGACATCATCAACCAGAGCGGACGTCTACGCTATCTCTCCCAACAGATCGCTCTCCGTTCGGCTGGCTTTGTGCTGGAACCGGACGCGGATATCGGGAAATCGGCACGCGAGATTGAGGCTAAATTCGAGCTGCGTTACTCCAGGGTGAAGCATGAAGTTGGGCAAATTCCGCTGTTGATGCGTGGCACCGGGGACGATCTGGAAGGCCCTCTGGAGCGGATTCAAAAAATCCGGCCATACCAGCATTCCGCGCTGGAGCAGGTGCTGACGGGAATCGATCAGGAAGCGCGGCGCATACCACAGGGAGCGGTGGCCGCCTATTCAATATTGCTGCTGAGGGAAACCGATCAGTTGGTGAATACCCT
Proteins encoded:
- a CDS encoding paraquat-inducible protein A, with the protein product MSKAPTAARSGLLACEVCRLVSHAPPPGSDAYCPRCGAMLHMRKPASLARTWAFLIAAIILYVPANTLPIMDTSSLFGTQSDTILSGVAFLWTSGSFVLASLVFFASVMVPLVKMIALAVLAGSVQMRSVAHPRTRTRLYRIIEFAGRWSMLDIYVVTILVALVQVSTFASIHAGPGAAAFGAVVVLTMFAAASFDPRLIWDIQEKES
- a CDS encoding sensor domain-containing diguanylate cyclase, which gives rise to MTKQVENNEKKIADESYRSISIVLDSLDALVYVSDMEAYEVLLANAYGRSIWGDIRGQTCWKVLQTDQDGPCSFCTNNRLLDETGAPAGVYVWEFQNTVNKRWYQCRDLAIRWIDGRLVRLEIATDITDRKAIEEELLAAKKYAEELSQKDELTGLNNRRVFFERGHNILELAKRSGHSVSVIMMDIDHFKMTNDKYGHAVGDKVLQAVAEPLKRIVREIDIVARIGGEEFAFVLPETCLEDATIMAERLRAEIENLVVTNNEHQIKITASFGLVACEDGNIGIDALLANADEALYIAKRNGRNQIKKYH
- a CDS encoding paraquat-inducible protein A, with translation MSSPTFVACLECDLLHRQTQLPSGGEARCTRCGALLYRHAPPDANERALALALTACILFVVANVYPIVGLEVQGTHTSSTLFGAVESLWDDEARTVAVLVFFTTIFVPAAELIGLTWVLVTLRQGARGRGAVAILHFIESVKPWGMVEVFLLGVLVSLVKLAHIAIVEPGVALFSFGALMAFIAAAAAAFDPDAAWKQLETIR
- a CDS encoding PqiB family protein — encoded protein: MSIPEARVKPHRRWSLQLVWLIPIIAALIGGWLAVKAVLDRGPTITISFSTAEGLEPEKTRVKYHNVDIGRVVAIAFSEDGKGVVATVALSKQAKPFLVEDTRFWVVRPRISGTQISGLGTLLSGAYIGMDVGSSSDSRSKFVGLDVPPIVTVDLPGRHFQLRADDLGSLDIGSPVYFRRVQVGSVVAYELDKDGIGVQLRVFVNAPYDRHVKSDTRFWQASGFDVALDASGIRLNTESVASMLLGGVAFQTPTESAQAPPAQGNASFTLYSDQGKALRLPDTAEETYHLVFDESVRGLSVGAPVDFRGVVVGEVVAINVDFDAKNMAVRIPVEVRLYPDRLRGKIKQGTAPHGALIDKLVAHGLRAQLRSGSLLTGQLFVALDFFPNEPKAAVLKHAGYAEIPTAASSLQELQATLLRLARKLDKLPLEATVADARKSLKALESMLAATEGTVKRVDSDLTPQAGRTLADLSRTLSSAEKTLAGIDGLLAEDAPMQHDVRESLREISRAAEAMRSLADYLERNPGAILRGRVEEPAQ
- a CDS encoding PqiC family protein, producing the protein MKLGAVLAASLLLTLAACATPAKTRYYTLSGVSPPSATEVTGVPDYRVAIGPVTVPDALDRQQIVLRVAPNRNAILDDERWSEPLKREIPRVLAEEVGQRLPAARVAVYLQYGGQGADYRVLIDVLSFESVPGESITLEAAWSVRNRAGERLREAHSVFVERVNAPGVTPLVSAHAKALDALGREIAEVLDSLTRAKR
- a CDS encoding discoidin domain-containing protein codes for the protein MHEKLRKKIMPSATGTAMPVPANTIDIIQHAEVIATSESESRPLDNIVDGSTGPGSSQWVAGSTGPQSLIFKFDAPQNITGIIYEIEEQEIARTQEVCFEVSTDSGAHFREILRHEYNFSPNGSTFQREELKLDLPRITDLKMTIKPDKGNLDCVAKLNYIAFQM
- a CDS encoding 4-alpha-glucanotransferase, translated to MNHTLKELQMLDSPGTASLPPAIDPDLAEALRLLDKSDFLLAVHDASFPGVEGEDTGRGSPYGEGGMALARFARALGFTGLQLGPQGQTSPVNHSPYDGTIFSRSIFSLDLKALARNSEWGGLLGEDAWLEMVAGNPRPDGNRVACAYTFDAYAKAVEDIHQRFDAARQRCEPAALRLDVALAAFWQENHWLRDDALYEALSLEHNRLPWRQWPQEGERAQDRVLPASTTADSEKRRRMLEQRHGGLLERYALVQLILLEQHRTFRGQMQALGLKIYGDVQVGLSLRDAWSRQALLLGGYVMGAPPSRTNINGQPWNYPVLDPAHFLSPGGEPGPALVFVAERLGKMLAEFDGLRLDHPHGLVCPWVYRADDPDPYHALQRGARLFSSQDDHPDLAHHAIVHPDQLNRERPAYADDWVRELTPEHESRYAVLMDTLMEQVHAHGRRKEDILCEVLSTETLPLRQVRLRHGLGRFRVTQKADLDDPTDVYRSENAEHQDWVMVGNHDTPSIWRLTKDWQGREEGCKQAAYLARRLRPDAPELLASALASDYRKLAHAKVADLFLSPARHVMLFFADLFGLEETYNVPGTVNEDNWTLRVPTDFARRYEDDRRRGEALNLHAVLALALRSRPEIARARPELIARLEARAGWRID